The genomic interval GCGTCAATGCAGTGCTCTGGGCCTGTGACTGGCAGGCGCGGCGCATGCTCTACCTCAGCCCGGCCTACGAGCGGATCTTCGGTCGTCCGGCCAAGTCGCTGCCCGACGCCCTGAGCGGCTGGCTGGAGTGCGTGCACCCGGGCGACCGCGACTACGTTCTGGGCAGCCTCGACCAGGTGCTCGACAAGGGGGCCATCGAACAGCGCGAGTACCGCATCATCCGCGGCGATGGCCAGCTGCGCTGGCTGAACGACAAATGCTACTGCGGCGATCCGGACGAGGACGGACAGGCGCGGATCATCGTCGGCCTCGCCGAGGACATCACCGAGCGCAAGCAGCTGGAAGGCGAACTGCAGCGCTTGGCCAGCACCGACGGGCTGACCCGCAGCAGCAATCGCCGGCATTTCTTCGAGTGCGCCCAGCGCGAACTGCAGCTCGCACGCCAGTACGGCACGCCGCTGGCCTTTCTGCTGCTGGACATCGACGACTTCAAGCGAATCAACGACACCCGTGGTCATCAGGTCGGCGACCAGGTGCTGCAGCGACTGGCCGACTGCTGTGCCGCGACGCTGCGCGGCGGCGACCTGTTCGGACGCATCGGCGGCGAGGAGTTTGCCGCACTGTTTCCCCACTGCCGTCCGGAGCAGGCCCTGCCGATCGCCGAGCGCCTGCAGCGGAGAATCGGGCAACTGCTGTTCGAGGCCGGCGGCGAGCCCTTCCGCATCACCGTCAGCCAGGGGCTGGTCGGCCTGGAGGCCGACGATGCCGACCTGGGGGCGCTCTATGCGCGCGCCGACGCGGCCATGTACCAGGCCAAGCGGCAGGGCAAGAACCGCATCGTCCGGCTCTAGCCTGTGCCTGCGGGCCCTCTCCTGCATGTTTCTGCAGGGATTTTCCATACATGCTCGGCTGACAAGAGTCAATAAATAATAAGTATCTAGCCGCTTCGTATATCCTGTCTATTCTCCATCTTCAGGCCCGGCTATCGTTGGCGCGGCTCCTGCGTGACGGTCGCAGGGTGCTCAATGGCTCTGCACATGACCTGTCCTGGGGAGCACAGGCCATGCTGCTGCAGTGCCACTCGAAAATAAGAATGGAGAATAACAAGATGACAAAAGCCACCCTGGCGCTGGCTGTGTCGGCCGGTATTCTGGGCCTGTCGGTGAGCCAGCAGGCTGCTGCCGAGTTTTTCAAGGACAGCAAGGCCAGCCTGGAGCTGCGCAACTTCTACATGAACAAGGATTTTCGCGACGAGGTCAGCGCTGCTCGCAATCAGCAGTCCAAACAGGATGAATGGGCACAGGGATTCATCCTGAAGTACGAGTCCGGTTACACCGAAGGGCCGGTCGGCTTCGGCCTCGACGTGCTCGGTCTGGTGGGCGTGAAACTGAATTCGAGTCCGGGCGAGGCCGGAACCGGCTTGCTGCCGGGCGGGTACAACAACCGGGCGCCGGACGACTACAGCGAGCTGGGCGTGACCGGCAAGGTCCGCTACTCCAAGAGCGAGCTCAAGGTCGGCACCCTGCTGCCGAAGAACCCGGTACTGGTCTACAACGATACCCGCCTGCTGCCGCAGACCTTCCAGGGTGGCAACCTGCAGATCAAGGAGATCGAGGGATTGACCCTGGACTTCGGCTATCTGGACCAGGTCAACTACCGGAACTCCACCAACAATGAGGAAATGGGTCTGGTCAGCGCCAACCGGCGCAACATCACCATCAAGCCCGGTGGCGAGAACGAGGCGAACTTCTTCATGTACGGCGGCGCCACCTACCAGGTGACCAAGGCTCTGACCGCCACCTACTACTACGGCGAGCTGGACGACCTCTACAAGCAGCACGCCTTCAACCTGGTGCATGTGCTGCCGCTCGGCAAGAACTCGCTGAAGACCGACCTGCGCTACGCCCGCTCCACGGACGATGGTGAGGCCCATGTCGACAACCATGCCTTCGGCCTGCTGACCACCTACGCCATGGGCGCTCACAAGTTCGGCCTGGGCCTGCAGAAGATGCAGGGCGATACCGGTTTCGCGCAGATCAACGGCACCGACCCCTTCCTGGTCAACTACATCCAGGTCAACGATTTCGCCAACGCCGACGAGCGCTCCTGGCAGCTGCGCTACGACTACGACTTCGCGGCGCTCGGCATCCCGGGCCTGACCTTCATGACCCGTTACGTTTCCGGCGACCATGTCGACCGCGGCCCGGGCTCCGACGGCAAGGAATGGGAACGTGATACGGATATCGCCTACGTGTTCCAGAGCGGCATGCTGAAGAACCTGAGCCTGAAGTGGCGTAACGCTACCATGCGCAGCAACTTCGTCCGCGACGTCGACGAAAATCGTCTGATCGTCAGCTACACCCTGCCGCTGATGTAACTCCCCGGGGCGGCCATGCCGCCTCCTCCCGACGCTCCCATCCGTCAGGGCGGGAGCGGCCGGAGTCGCCGCATTCTCGCATCGTGCTCGTCCCCGGCGCCGCCGGGCGTTGAAAAAGCTGTTGTCTCTAAATAGCTTATGCCCAGCGCAACCGAGCTTCCTGCCCATGACCGAAACCACTTCTGCCATCGACATCCAGCGCCTGCGCGAATCTGCCGGTCAGGCCGAGCAGTTGCTCAAGGTGCTGGCCAATCCGGATCGCCTCATGCTGCTCTGCCAGCTGTCCCACGGCGAACGCAACGTCGGCGAGCTGGAGGCCCTGCTGGGCATCCGCCAGCCGACCCTGTCTCAACAGCTTGGCGTGCTGCGCCGCGAAGGGCTGGTGGAA from Azotobacter salinestris carries:
- a CDS encoding sensor domain-containing diguanylate cyclase, encoding MSLKGAPITRRRRASGRGEASALRQAQAELRRLKAREQLFGNLLASVNAVLWACDWQARRMLYLSPAYERIFGRPAKSLPDALSGWLECVHPGDRDYVLGSLDQVLDKGAIEQREYRIIRGDGQLRWLNDKCYCGDPDEDGQARIIVGLAEDITERKQLEGELQRLASTDGLTRSSNRRHFFECAQRELQLARQYGTPLAFLLLDIDDFKRINDTRGHQVGDQVLQRLADCCAATLRGGDLFGRIGGEEFAALFPHCRPEQALPIAERLQRRIGQLLFEAGGEPFRITVSQGLVGLEADDADLGALYARADAAMYQAKRQGKNRIVRL
- a CDS encoding OprD family porin is translated as MTKATLALAVSAGILGLSVSQQAAAEFFKDSKASLELRNFYMNKDFRDEVSAARNQQSKQDEWAQGFILKYESGYTEGPVGFGLDVLGLVGVKLNSSPGEAGTGLLPGGYNNRAPDDYSELGVTGKVRYSKSELKVGTLLPKNPVLVYNDTRLLPQTFQGGNLQIKEIEGLTLDFGYLDQVNYRNSTNNEEMGLVSANRRNITIKPGGENEANFFMYGGATYQVTKALTATYYYGELDDLYKQHAFNLVHVLPLGKNSLKTDLRYARSTDDGEAHVDNHAFGLLTTYAMGAHKFGLGLQKMQGDTGFAQINGTDPFLVNYIQVNDFANADERSWQLRYDYDFAALGIPGLTFMTRYVSGDHVDRGPGSDGKEWERDTDIAYVFQSGMLKNLSLKWRNATMRSNFVRDVDENRLIVSYTLPLM
- a CDS encoding ArsR/SmtB family transcription factor, which gives rise to MTETTSAIDIQRLRESAGQAEQLLKVLANPDRLMLLCQLSHGERNVGELEALLGIRQPTLSQQLGVLRREGLVETRRDGKQIHYRISSPQALAVIETLYRLFCADGH